In Bryobacteraceae bacterium, the following proteins share a genomic window:
- a CDS encoding cytochrome c, translating to MSRFIRVCLPAAFLCAGLNGQAPRPAAPAAKPQRGFSTGPSDQHRVDPDGADRGRKVYAAECITCHGTNATGGERGADLIRSLVVLKDRYGDKIGEFVRNSHPTQTTPAAKLSKEQIGDLAHFLHSKVIGSLRSNQDVGDILTGDVQAGKAFFNGEGKCTTCHSVTGDLARIGRKYNPVTLQQRTIFPNSGGFGRRRFGGGSPPKPVTVTVSTGGKSVSGTLVHMDDFNVSLRDEAGEYHSFARTAQMKVEKKDPYQFHIDMLPKYTDKQMHDVVAYLESVR from the coding sequence ATGTCGAGATTCATTCGAGTATGTTTGCCCGCGGCCTTTCTATGCGCGGGTTTGAACGGACAGGCGCCACGGCCGGCGGCTCCGGCGGCGAAACCGCAGCGGGGCTTTTCCACCGGTCCGAGCGACCAGCACCGCGTCGATCCGGACGGGGCCGACCGCGGCCGCAAGGTCTACGCCGCGGAGTGCATCACCTGCCACGGCACCAACGCCACCGGCGGCGAACGCGGCGCCGACCTCATTCGTTCCCTGGTGGTGCTCAAGGACCGCTACGGCGACAAGATCGGCGAGTTCGTCAGGAACAGCCACCCCACGCAGACCACGCCGGCGGCGAAACTCAGCAAGGAGCAGATCGGGGACCTGGCCCATTTCCTCCATTCCAAGGTCATCGGTTCGCTGCGCAGCAATCAGGATGTCGGCGACATCCTCACCGGCGACGTCCAGGCCGGCAAGGCCTTCTTCAACGGCGAGGGCAAGTGCACGACGTGCCATTCGGTGACCGGCGACCTGGCGCGCATCGGCCGCAAGTACAACCCGGTGACGCTGCAGCAGCGGACGATTTTCCCGAACTCGGGCGGATTCGGCCGGCGGCGTTTCGGCGGCGGCTCTCCGCCGAAGCCGGTGACGGTGACTGTGTCGACCGGCGGAAAGAGCGTTTCCGGAACCCTGGTCCACATGGATGACTTCAACGTGTCCCTACGCGACGAGGCCGGTGAGTATCATTCCTTCGCCCGCACCGCGCAGATGAAGGTGGAAAAGAAAGACCCGTATCAGTTCCATATCGACATGCTGCCCAAGTACACCGACAAGCAGATGCACGACGTGGTCGCCTACCTGGAGAGCGTGCGATGA
- a CDS encoding helix-hairpin-helix domain-containing protein, with amino-acid sequence MKAALALAAFAATVLFAAEEGPASGAPAGSKEAFQRLCVTCHKQEVVLASRRTRAQWEDTFEKMIAKGAKGSDEDFLLALDYLVADYGRVNINNATASEIVEIVRLPRDQAEAIVKHRRASGRFEDFEALAKVPGLDTKQLEAMRRAITF; translated from the coding sequence GTGAAAGCCGCACTTGCGTTGGCCGCGTTCGCCGCCACGGTTCTGTTCGCCGCCGAAGAAGGGCCCGCCTCGGGCGCCCCCGCCGGATCCAAGGAAGCCTTTCAACGTCTTTGCGTCACCTGCCACAAGCAGGAAGTCGTGCTTGCCAGCCGGCGCACCCGGGCCCAGTGGGAAGACACGTTCGAAAAGATGATCGCCAAAGGCGCCAAGGGCTCCGATGAGGACTTCCTGCTGGCGCTCGACTATCTGGTCGCCGACTACGGACGCGTCAACATCAACAACGCCACGGCGAGCGAGATCGTCGAAATCGTGCGGCTCCCGCGCGACCAGGCGGAGGCGATCGTGAAGCACCGGCGCGCCAGCGGCCGATTCGAGGATTTCGAGGCGCTGGCCAAGGTCCCCGGGTTAGATACGAAGCAACTGGAAGCGATGCGCCGGGCGATCACGTTTTGA
- a CDS encoding alpha/beta fold hydrolase, translating to MRALLALAIVLPLGAQPPSALLRKLELAMGEMPALSKAPLDVRVDEETRGDGWVMRKISYAPEPGDRVPAYLFLPAGDRRKHPAMLCLHQTTRIGKAEPAGLGGKPNLHYARELAARGFVTLAPDYPNFGDYVFDPYAHGYASATMKGIVNHRRAVDLLASLPEVDATRIGVIGHSLGGHNSLFVAAFEPRIRAVVTSCGFNSFHKYYGGNLKGWSHKGYMPRILEQYHANPAEMPFDFPDVLAAIAPRAVFINAPKGDTNFEVSGVEDCVRAVRPIYDTKFRKPGNLVAVHPDAGHDFPPDIREQAYEFLAKHLR from the coding sequence ATGCGCGCCCTACTGGCACTTGCGATCGTCCTGCCCCTCGGCGCTCAGCCGCCGTCCGCGCTTCTCCGGAAACTCGAACTCGCCATGGGCGAAATGCCCGCGCTGTCCAAGGCGCCGCTCGACGTTCGAGTCGACGAGGAGACACGAGGCGATGGGTGGGTGATGCGCAAGATCAGCTACGCGCCCGAACCCGGCGACCGGGTTCCGGCCTACCTGTTTCTTCCCGCCGGTGACCGCCGCAAGCACCCGGCCATGCTGTGCCTCCACCAGACCACGCGGATCGGAAAGGCCGAACCGGCCGGACTCGGCGGCAAGCCGAACCTCCACTACGCCCGCGAACTGGCCGCCCGTGGCTTCGTGACCCTCGCGCCGGATTACCCCAACTTCGGCGACTACGTCTTTGATCCCTACGCGCACGGATACGCCTCGGCGACCATGAAGGGCATCGTCAATCATCGCCGCGCCGTGGACCTGCTCGCATCGCTGCCGGAAGTGGACGCCACGCGCATCGGCGTGATCGGCCATTCCCTTGGCGGCCACAACTCGCTGTTCGTTGCCGCGTTCGAGCCGAGGATCCGCGCCGTGGTCACCAGTTGCGGGTTCAACTCGTTCCACAAATACTACGGCGGAAATCTGAAGGGTTGGAGTCACAAAGGCTACATGCCGCGAATCCTCGAACAGTATCACGCCAATCCGGCCGAAATGCCCTTCGACTTTCCGGACGTGCTGGCCGCCATCGCGCCGCGGGCGGTCTTCATCAACGCCCCGAAAGGGGATACCAACTTCGAAGTATCCGGCGTCGAGGACTGCGTCCGCGCCGTCCGCCCGATCTACGACACAAAATTTCGCAAGCCAGGGAATCTGGTGGCCGTTCACCCCGACGCCGGGCACGATTTCCCGCCCGACATCCGCGAACAGGCCTACGAGTTCCTCGCGAAGCACTTGCGCTAG
- a CDS encoding class I SAM-dependent methyltransferase: MTCAAPAGSSLDAQRETLRNRIQQGLSGAFDLFGILLGDRAGLYKTLATRPPMTPAQLAAATATDPARVRAWLDQQTEARFVVAEPGGRYTIDAAAAEILADPDSLRFLAPLPQRFFGAALMALAEGAGVPNPSEGHARMGRAAFLGRLSQEWIPAMPGLRERLSAPGARAVDFGCGAGWAAIGLALGFPGLSVDGFDLHAGAVETAWANARGYGLTDRVHFHHRDAGDPALTGRYDLALAIECAAESANPAAVLRSMRRVLRGGGMALIAEPAAGWERAGWRMLGAGGEVDLPAAAREAGFREVRELSGWMDGFDVLLLA, encoded by the coding sequence ATGACGTGCGCTGCTCCAGCGGGTTCCTCCCTCGACGCCCAACGGGAGACGCTACGCAATCGCATCCAGCAGGGACTCTCCGGGGCATTCGATCTGTTCGGCATCCTCCTCGGCGACCGCGCCGGGCTCTACAAAACCCTCGCCACCCGCCCGCCGATGACGCCCGCCCAACTCGCCGCCGCCACCGCCACGGACCCGGCCCGCGTCCGCGCCTGGCTCGACCAGCAAACCGAAGCCCGCTTCGTCGTCGCCGAACCCGGAGGCCGCTACACCATTGATGCCGCGGCCGCCGAAATCCTCGCCGACCCCGACAGTCTGCGCTTCCTCGCACCGCTCCCCCAGCGATTCTTCGGAGCCGCCCTGATGGCGCTTGCCGAAGGCGCCGGCGTTCCCAATCCCTCCGAAGGCCACGCCCGCATGGGACGTGCCGCGTTCCTCGGCCGCTTGAGCCAGGAGTGGATCCCCGCCATGCCCGGCCTGCGCGAACGCCTCTCCGCGCCCGGCGCACGCGCCGTGGACTTCGGCTGCGGCGCCGGGTGGGCCGCCATCGGCCTTGCCCTCGGTTTCCCGGGCCTCTCCGTCGACGGCTTCGACCTCCATGCCGGCGCCGTCGAAACCGCCTGGGCCAACGCGCGCGGCTACGGTCTCACCGATCGCGTGCACTTCCACCATCGCGACGCCGGCGATCCGGCCCTCACCGGGCGCTACGATCTCGCACTGGCGATCGAGTGCGCCGCCGAATCGGCGAATCCGGCTGCCGTGCTGCGATCGATGCGCCGCGTTCTCCGCGGTGGAGGCATGGCGTTGATCGCCGAGCCGGCGGCCGGATGGGAGCGGGCCGGGTGGCGGATGCTCGGCGCCGGCGGCGAAGTGGATCTACCGGCGGCGGCTCGGGAAGCAGGATTCCGCGAGGTCCGCGAACTCAGCGGTTGGATGGACGGCTTCGACGTTCTCCTGCTCGCCTGA